The Micromonospora sp. NBC_01740 genome includes a window with the following:
- a CDS encoding cupin domain-containing protein produces MSERTLRLVAAADVAPDGRRGGELRVLLGPKTVGSTSGFMGVATLRPGERIAEHYHPYSEEFLYVARGTITVDLDDEPVPLAAGEALFVPRNVRHRLRNTGDEPAEVVFHLGPLAPRPELGHVDTELVEQRGGS; encoded by the coding sequence ATGAGTGAGCGGACCCTGCGGCTGGTCGCCGCCGCCGACGTCGCGCCCGACGGCCGCCGCGGCGGCGAGCTGCGGGTGCTGCTCGGCCCCAAGACCGTCGGCAGCACGTCGGGTTTCATGGGGGTGGCGACGCTGCGCCCGGGGGAGCGGATCGCGGAGCACTACCACCCGTACAGCGAGGAGTTCCTCTACGTCGCCCGGGGCACGATCACCGTCGACCTGGACGACGAGCCGGTGCCGCTGGCCGCCGGAGAGGCGCTGTTCGTGCCGCGCAACGTCCGGCACCGGCTGCGCAACACCGGCGACGAGCCGGCCGAGGTGGTCTTCCACCTCGGACCGCTGGCGCCCCGCCCCGAACTCGGTCACGTGGACACCGAGCTGGTCGAACAGCGAGGCGGATCGTGA
- the accB gene encoding acetyl-CoA carboxylase biotin carboxyl carrier protein has protein sequence MPAPPPHPSPGVARASGVEAASGAEAGQRVDTVLAGLRRHARHLVAELPGPLRRIRLCGGDTVLEVEWHAVPAGTAPAAATASPASPPAAAPPQGYAVRSPIVGTFYRAPEPGAAPFVAVGDLVRPGQVIGIVEAMKLMNEVTADRGGRVVEVLAADGQPVEYDQPLVALDPA, from the coding sequence GTGCCGGCACCTCCTCCGCATCCGTCGCCCGGCGTCGCGCGGGCCTCCGGCGTGGAGGCGGCCTCGGGCGCGGAGGCGGGGCAGCGGGTGGACACAGTGCTCGCCGGGCTGCGGCGGCACGCCCGGCACCTGGTGGCCGAGCTGCCCGGCCCGCTGCGGCGGATCAGGCTGTGCGGCGGCGACACGGTGCTGGAGGTGGAGTGGCACGCCGTCCCGGCCGGGACCGCCCCCGCCGCCGCCACGGCGAGCCCGGCATCCCCGCCGGCCGCCGCGCCACCGCAGGGGTACGCCGTGCGGTCGCCCATCGTCGGCACGTTCTACCGCGCGCCGGAGCCGGGCGCCGCGCCCTTCGTCGCCGTCGGCGACCTGGTCCGTCCCGGGCAGGTCATCGGCATCGTCGAGGCGATGAAGCTGATGAACGAGGTGACCGCCGACCGAGGTGGCCGGGTCGTCGAGGTCCTCGCCGCCGACGGCCAGCCGGTCGAGTACGACCAGCCGCTGGTCGCGCTGGACCCGGCGTGA
- a CDS encoding acetyl-CoA carboxylase biotin carboxylase subunit, with protein MFEKVLIANRGEIALRVLRACRELGVRTAVVYSTADADSAAVRLADEAVRIGPAASRRSYLNAAAIVEAARQVGAQAVHPGYGFLSEDADFAEICADNGLVFIGPPPEVMAVLADKSSARALMRRAGLPLPPGSVAPVPTAAAAAEVAAEVGYPVIVKAAAGGGGRGMTVVATPAELPRAYARTRAAAQAAFGDDRVYVERYLTGARHVEVQLLCDSHGNGVHLGTRDCSVQRRHQKLVEEAPAPALSAGIGEAIAECALRGALHAGFTGAGTVEFLVDPDERFHFLEINCRIQVEHPVTEMITGIDLVHEQLHIAAGVPLRLRQEDVRFHGVAIECRVNVEDPDRGFAPTPGRLERFVPPGGPFTRVDTHGHAGYLFGPHYDSLLAKVAVWAPDRELALNRLERALDEFDIAGPGVRTTIPFVRRVLDDAGFRKGRYSTGLVEQLLAGPPDAHHRRLR; from the coding sequence ATGTTCGAGAAGGTCCTGATCGCCAACCGGGGGGAGATCGCCCTGCGGGTCCTGCGCGCCTGCCGCGAGCTGGGCGTGCGTACGGCGGTGGTCTACTCCACCGCGGACGCCGACTCCGCCGCCGTGCGCCTGGCCGACGAGGCCGTGCGGATCGGGCCGGCGGCCAGCCGGCGCAGCTACCTCAACGCCGCCGCGATCGTGGAGGCGGCCCGGCAGGTGGGGGCGCAGGCGGTGCACCCCGGCTACGGGTTCCTCTCGGAGGACGCCGACTTCGCGGAGATCTGCGCCGACAACGGCCTGGTCTTCATCGGCCCGCCGCCGGAGGTGATGGCCGTGCTGGCCGACAAGTCCTCGGCGCGGGCGCTGATGCGCCGGGCCGGGCTGCCCCTGCCGCCGGGCAGCGTCGCGCCGGTGCCCACCGCCGCCGCGGCGGCGGAGGTGGCCGCCGAGGTGGGCTACCCAGTGATCGTCAAGGCGGCGGCCGGCGGTGGGGGCCGGGGCATGACGGTGGTCGCCACCCCGGCCGAGCTGCCCCGGGCGTACGCGCGGACCCGGGCCGCCGCCCAGGCCGCCTTCGGCGACGACCGGGTGTACGTGGAGCGGTACCTGACCGGTGCCCGGCACGTCGAGGTGCAACTGTTGTGCGACTCCCACGGCAACGGCGTGCACCTGGGCACCCGGGACTGTTCGGTGCAGCGCCGCCACCAGAAGCTGGTCGAGGAGGCGCCCGCCCCGGCACTGTCGGCCGGCATCGGAGAGGCCATCGCGGAGTGCGCCCTGCGCGGTGCCCTGCACGCCGGCTTCACCGGCGCCGGCACCGTGGAGTTCCTCGTCGACCCCGACGAACGGTTCCACTTCCTGGAGATCAACTGTCGGATCCAGGTCGAGCATCCCGTCACCGAGATGATCACCGGGATCGACCTGGTGCACGAGCAGCTGCACATCGCCGCGGGGGTGCCGCTGCGCCTGCGGCAGGAGGACGTCCGGTTCCACGGGGTGGCCATCGAGTGCCGGGTCAACGTGGAGGACCCGGACCGTGGCTTCGCGCCGACGCCCGGCCGGCTGGAGCGCTTCGTCCCGCCCGGCGGCCCGTTCACCCGGGTCGACACGCACGGCCACGCCGGCTACCTGTTCGGCCCGCACTACGACTCCCTGCTGGCCAAGGTGGCGGTCTGGGCGCCGGACCGGGAGCTCGCGCTCAACCGGCTGGAGCGCGCCCTCGACGAGTTCGACATCGCCGGCCCCGGGGTCCGCACCACCATCCCGTTCGTCCGGCGGGTGCTCGACGACGCCGGGTTCCGCAAGGGCCGCTACTCCACCGGCCTGGTCGAGCAGTTGCTCGCCGGCCCGCCCGACGCACACCACAGGAGGCTCCGATGA
- a CDS encoding beta-ketoacyl-[acyl-carrier-protein] synthase family protein: MSGRRTVVTGVGVVAPGGASRDRFWKTITEGRTATRRITFFDPSAFRSQIAAECDFDPVAAGLTAEELRRADRYVQFALACAAEALADAGLELTDAERDRTGVVLGTAVGGTTALEQEYVTVSDTGRRWLVDAGRGGPYLYQALVPSSLAADVACRHGLHGPAQVVSTGCTSGIDAIGYAHQLIADGEADVVLAGAADSPISPVTVASFDAIKATSPDNDDPAHASRPFDADRHGFVLAEGAAVLVLEEAGHAARRGAHVYCEVAGYASRSNGYHMTGLRPDGLEMGLAISAALKQGRIAPEQVSYISAHGSGTRQNDRHETAAFKRALGQAAYGVPISSIKSMVGHSLGAIGSIEMAACALAVEYGVVPPTANWSTRDPECDLDYVPNEARELPVDVALSVGSGFGGFQSAMVFRRLPGRVLP; the protein is encoded by the coding sequence GTGAGCGGGCGCCGTACGGTGGTGACCGGCGTCGGGGTGGTCGCCCCCGGCGGCGCCAGCCGGGACCGGTTCTGGAAGACCATCACCGAGGGGCGTACGGCGACCCGACGGATCACCTTCTTCGACCCGTCGGCCTTCCGCTCCCAGATCGCCGCCGAGTGCGACTTCGACCCCGTCGCCGCTGGCCTCACCGCAGAAGAGCTGCGGCGCGCCGACCGGTACGTGCAGTTCGCCCTCGCCTGCGCCGCCGAAGCCCTCGCCGACGCCGGCCTGGAGCTCACCGACGCCGAGCGGGACCGCACCGGCGTGGTGCTCGGCACCGCCGTCGGCGGCACCACCGCCCTGGAGCAGGAGTACGTCACGGTCAGCGACACCGGCCGCCGGTGGCTGGTCGACGCCGGGCGCGGCGGCCCGTACCTCTATCAGGCGCTCGTGCCCAGCAGCCTCGCCGCGGACGTGGCGTGCCGGCACGGGCTGCACGGCCCCGCGCAGGTGGTCTCCACCGGCTGCACCTCCGGCATCGACGCGATCGGGTACGCCCACCAGCTCATCGCCGACGGCGAGGCCGACGTCGTGCTGGCCGGGGCCGCCGACTCGCCGATCTCCCCGGTCACCGTCGCCTCGTTCGACGCGATCAAGGCGACCAGCCCGGACAACGACGACCCGGCGCACGCCTCCCGCCCGTTCGACGCCGACCGGCACGGCTTCGTCCTCGCCGAGGGGGCGGCGGTGCTGGTGCTGGAGGAGGCCGGACACGCCGCGCGCCGCGGCGCGCACGTCTACTGCGAGGTGGCCGGCTACGCCAGCCGCAGCAACGGCTACCACATGACGGGGCTGCGGCCCGACGGGCTGGAGATGGGCCTGGCCATCTCGGCCGCGCTGAAGCAGGGCCGCATCGCCCCCGAGCAGGTCTCCTACATCAGCGCCCACGGCTCGGGCACCCGGCAGAACGACCGGCACGAGACCGCCGCGTTCAAGCGGGCGCTGGGTCAGGCCGCGTACGGGGTGCCGATCAGCTCGATCAAGTCGATGGTCGGGCACTCGCTCGGCGCGATCGGCTCGATCGAGATGGCCGCGTGCGCGCTGGCCGTGGAGTACGGCGTGGTGCCGCCGACGGCCAACTGGAGCACCCGCGACCCGGAGTGCGACCTGGACTACGTCCCGAACGAGGCGCGGGAGCTGCCGGTCGACGTGGCGCTCTCGGTGGGCAGCGGGTTCGGCGGCTTCCAGTCGGCGATGGTGTTCCGCCGGCTGCCCGGGCGGGTGCTGCCGTGA
- a CDS encoding SRPBCC family protein — protein MTVTHGRPLTAEITDILVANCGLDADAAARAPAASLEELGMDSLALLELSAVVADRWQVQIPEQAGQLSITGVAELVARQADQPGHTENSVFIAAPLPLVWDVTNDVANWPQLFTEYARADILHRDGDTVRFRLTMHPDENGTVWSWVSERTADPVTRQVDARRVETGPFEYMRIHWRYTEEPGGTRMTWVQDFAMKPIAPVDDAGMTDRINANSAVQLAVIREKIERLAGAGRATGAGDE, from the coding sequence ATGACCGTCACCCATGGCCGTCCGCTGACCGCCGAGATCACCGACATCCTGGTGGCCAACTGCGGGCTGGACGCCGACGCCGCCGCCCGCGCCCCGGCCGCCTCCCTGGAGGAACTCGGCATGGACTCCCTGGCGCTGCTCGAACTCTCCGCCGTGGTCGCCGACCGGTGGCAGGTGCAGATCCCCGAACAGGCCGGGCAGCTCAGCATCACGGGCGTCGCCGAGCTGGTCGCCCGCCAGGCCGACCAGCCCGGGCACACCGAGAACAGCGTGTTCATCGCCGCACCGCTGCCGCTGGTGTGGGACGTCACCAACGACGTCGCCAACTGGCCGCAGCTGTTCACCGAGTACGCCCGCGCGGACATCCTGCACCGCGACGGCGACACGGTGCGGTTCCGGCTCACCATGCACCCCGACGAGAACGGCACGGTGTGGAGCTGGGTCAGCGAACGTACCGCCGACCCGGTCACCCGGCAGGTCGACGCCCGGCGGGTGGAGACCGGGCCGTTCGAGTACATGCGCATCCACTGGCGCTACACGGAGGAGCCCGGCGGAACCCGGATGACCTGGGTGCAGGACTTCGCGATGAAGCCCATTGCGCCGGTGGACGACGCGGGCATGACCGACCGGATCAACGCCAACAGCGCGGTGCAGCTCGCCGTCATCAGGGAGAAGATCGAGCGGCTCGCCGGCGCCGGCCGGGCGACGGGAGCCGGCGATGAGTGA